A part of Desulfomicrobium baculatum DSM 4028 genomic DNA contains:
- the rfbC gene encoding dTDP-4-dehydrorhamnose 3,5-epimerase, whose translation MNAKPLSIPEVILLTPRVFGDDRGFFYESFNAQAFTKATGVATVFVQDNHSCSQRGVLRGLHYQLPPYAQGKLVRVVHGEVFDVAVDIRRYSSTFGKWVGTLLSAENKRQLWIPPGFAHGFITLSDRAEFLYKTTAYYAPVAERCIRWNDLDIGIDWPYSEAPFLSKKDKLGTSLVLAEGFESEF comes from the coding sequence ATGAACGCCAAGCCGCTTTCGATCCCTGAGGTCATCTTGTTGACCCCCCGTGTCTTCGGTGATGACCGGGGCTTTTTTTACGAAAGCTTCAATGCTCAAGCTTTCACAAAGGCAACTGGCGTTGCCACAGTTTTTGTGCAGGACAATCATTCGTGTTCTCAGCGGGGTGTGTTGAGGGGCCTTCATTACCAACTTCCTCCGTATGCGCAGGGCAAACTCGTCCGTGTCGTGCATGGTGAGGTCTTTGATGTTGCCGTAGACATCAGGAGATATTCATCGACTTTCGGGAAGTGGGTAGGGACGTTGCTGTCGGCTGAGAACAAGCGTCAATTATGGATCCCGCCAGGATTCGCCCACGGATTCATCACGTTGAGTGATCGCGCTGAGTTTCTTTACAAAACAACAGCCTACTATGCACCTGTAGCGGAACGTTGCATTAGATGGAACGATTTGGATATTGGCATTGATTGGCCATATTCGGAAGCACCCTTCCTTTCAAAGAAAGACAAGCTTGGAACGTCGCTTGTTTTAGCTGAAGGCTTTGAAAGTGAATTTTAG
- the rfbA gene encoding glucose-1-phosphate thymidylyltransferase RfbA → MTTRKGIILAGGTGTRLHPATLSISKQLIPVYDKPMIYYPLSTLLLAGIRDILVISTPQDTPRFESLLGDGSQWGIHLSYSVQPHPDGLAQAFLIGEEFIDGSPCALVLGDNIFYGHDLHKLLASAVARTDQATVFAYHVQDPERYGVAEFDNSGRVLSLEEKPSCPKSNYAVTGLYFYDGNVTEYARSLKPSVRGELEITDLNRLYLEQGRLRVEMMGRGYAWLDTGTHDSLLEASMYIATLEKRQGLKVACPEEVCFRQGWIDEAQVMRLAEPLLKNGYGRYLMNLVKSQGCK, encoded by the coding sequence ATGACGACACGCAAAGGCATAATCCTCGCTGGTGGTACAGGGACCCGCCTGCATCCTGCAACACTCTCTATCTCCAAGCAGCTAATTCCTGTCTACGACAAACCCATGATTTATTACCCCCTGAGCACGCTGCTCTTGGCGGGAATCAGGGACATTTTGGTTATCTCCACACCCCAAGATACGCCACGGTTCGAAAGCCTGCTTGGGGATGGCAGTCAGTGGGGCATCCATTTGAGCTATTCGGTGCAACCTCATCCGGACGGATTGGCACAGGCCTTTTTGATTGGCGAGGAGTTCATTGATGGAAGTCCGTGCGCACTAGTACTGGGCGACAACATCTTCTATGGGCATGATCTTCATAAATTGCTGGCCAGCGCCGTAGCCAGGACTGACCAAGCCACAGTGTTCGCCTACCATGTTCAGGACCCAGAACGCTACGGAGTGGCGGAATTCGACAATTCGGGAAGGGTCCTCTCTCTTGAGGAGAAGCCCTCCTGCCCCAAATCCAACTATGCCGTTACGGGTTTGTATTTCTATGACGGCAATGTGACCGAGTACGCACGATCACTCAAGCCCTCAGTGCGTGGCGAATTAGAGATTACGGACTTGAACCGTCTTTATTTGGAGCAAGGCCGTCTCCGTGTAGAGATGATGGGACGCGGATACGCTTGGCTGGATACGGGCACTCACGATAGTCTGCTCGAAGCAAGTATGTACATCGCTACCTTGGAGAAACGGCAAGGGCTCAAGGTTGCCTGTCCAGAGGAGGTCTGTTTCCGTCAGGGCTGGATTGATGAGGCTCAAGTTATGCGTTTGGCCGAACCCCTGCTCAAAAACGGGTACGGCCGCTATCTGATGAACCTCGTGAAGAGTCAGGGGTGCAAATGA
- a CDS encoding mannose-1-phosphate guanylyltransferase/mannose-6-phosphate isomerase encodes MIIPVILAGGSGTRLWPLSRQLYPKQFLPLVNGKTLFQETALRLGQNPEIAPPIVVCNEEHRFMVAEQARQQDVQLSKIVLEPAGKNTAPAAYVAARLASELHDDPILLVLPADHHIRDLSMLLSTIEIGASVASAGSLVTFGIVPQYAETGYGYIERGEQLGVDSDAFHIKRFVEKPDTQTAQSYLDSGKFYWNSGMFMFSAKQFMQELERFRPEMADACQKAIAEGKSDLDFFRLDAANFESCPSDSIDYAVMEHTAHGAVIPLYAGWNDIGSWSALWDVKDKDENQNVAIGDVVSEDSHGSYMHSTGRLLAVVGVRDHVIVETADAVMVSPKDRVQDVKKLVDKLKSKKRPEVSLHKKVYRPWGTYETINLEDRFQVKRITVKPGAVLSLQKHHHRAEHWVVVRGTALVTRGEESLLLKEDESTYIPLGFMHRLENPGKIDLELVEVQTGSYLGEDDIVRVEDVYGRGN; translated from the coding sequence ATGATCATTCCTGTCATTCTGGCCGGTGGTTCCGGAACACGGTTGTGGCCTTTATCCAGACAATTGTATCCGAAGCAGTTTCTTCCTCTGGTCAATGGCAAGACTCTTTTCCAGGAGACAGCGCTCAGGCTTGGACAGAACCCGGAAATCGCGCCTCCCATCGTCGTGTGCAACGAAGAGCATCGCTTCATGGTCGCGGAGCAGGCCCGGCAACAGGATGTGCAGCTTTCGAAGATTGTCCTTGAGCCCGCAGGGAAAAACACCGCTCCCGCAGCATACGTCGCCGCCCGGCTTGCCAGTGAATTGCACGACGATCCGATCCTTCTGGTCTTGCCGGCGGATCACCATATCCGTGATCTGTCCATGCTGCTTTCAACCATCGAGATCGGCGCGAGCGTAGCCAGCGCCGGCTCCCTCGTCACGTTCGGAATCGTGCCCCAGTATGCCGAAACCGGATACGGATACATCGAGCGTGGTGAACAGCTTGGTGTCGATAGCGATGCCTTTCACATCAAACGCTTTGTCGAAAAGCCGGATACCCAGACCGCACAGTCGTATCTTGATTCAGGCAAATTCTATTGGAACAGCGGTATGTTCATGTTTTCAGCAAAGCAGTTCATGCAGGAGCTTGAGCGATTCCGTCCAGAAATGGCGGATGCCTGCCAAAAAGCCATTGCCGAAGGGAAAAGCGATCTGGATTTTTTCCGCCTGGATGCCGCAAATTTTGAATCGTGTCCGAGTGATTCGATAGATTACGCAGTTATGGAGCATACTGCCCACGGCGCGGTGATACCGCTTTATGCCGGGTGGAACGATATCGGGTCTTGGAGCGCCCTTTGGGACGTCAAGGACAAGGACGAGAATCAAAACGTAGCCATCGGAGATGTGGTTTCCGAGGACTCGCATGGATCATACATGCATTCGACTGGAAGGCTGTTGGCGGTTGTCGGGGTCAGGGACCATGTCATTGTGGAAACGGCTGATGCCGTGATGGTTTCGCCAAAGGATCGAGTGCAGGATGTAAAGAAACTCGTGGACAAGCTGAAATCAAAAAAGCGTCCGGAGGTCTCGCTGCACAAGAAGGTTTACAGGCCTTGGGGCACTTATGAAACCATCAATCTTGAAGATCGCTTTCAGGTGAAGAGAATCACGGTCAAACCGGGTGCTGTACTGTCATTGCAGAAACATCACCACCGGGCGGAACATTGGGTTGTTGTGAGGGGAACCGCGTTGGTGACGCGGGGAGAAGAAAGTTTACTACTAAAAGAAGATGAGTCCACTTATATACCGCTTGGTTTTATGCATCGATTGGAAAATCCGGGAAAGATTGATCTGGAGTTGGTTGAGGTGCAGACGGGGAGTTATTTGGGGGAGGATGATATTGTTAGAGTTGAGGATGTTTATGGGCGGGGGAATTGA
- a CDS encoding GDP-L-fucose synthase family protein: MKITDKILIAGAAGMVGSAIIRALLAQGFQNIVGTIHNAAPDFGGRVRLEMLDLLDQAAVRDFFKVERPDHVFLAAAKVGGIHANNTYPASFIHDNLVIQSNVIHSAYESGVDRLLFLGSSCIYPKLAPQPMREEHLLTGPLEPTNEPYALAKIAGIKMCESYNRQYGTKFVAVMPTNLYGPGDNFHPVNSHVLPALIRRFHEAKESGVEEVVVWGTGNARREFLHVDDMAQACLFVLNLEDAVFERELLSYPNPCFVNVGCGVDVSILELAETVARIVGYDGKLFFDAEKPEGTPKKLLDASRLTGLGWKAEIGLEEGVGGAYRWFLENEGTRQ; the protein is encoded by the coding sequence ATGAAAATAACAGACAAGATTCTAATAGCCGGTGCCGCCGGGATGGTCGGTAGTGCGATCATTCGCGCTCTTTTGGCGCAAGGCTTTCAGAATATCGTCGGGACCATTCATAATGCTGCTCCGGATTTTGGGGGGCGAGTAAGGCTGGAAATGCTTGATTTACTGGATCAGGCTGCAGTCCGTGATTTTTTTAAAGTGGAGCGTCCGGATCATGTCTTTCTTGCAGCTGCAAAAGTCGGCGGGATACATGCCAACAATACCTATCCGGCATCCTTCATCCACGACAATCTGGTCATCCAGTCCAATGTCATCCATTCGGCCTATGAGTCAGGCGTTGATCGTCTGCTTTTTCTGGGATCGTCCTGCATCTATCCCAAGCTTGCCCCGCAGCCCATGCGCGAAGAGCATCTGCTGACCGGACCGCTGGAGCCGACCAACGAGCCGTATGCCCTGGCCAAGATCGCCGGGATCAAGATGTGCGAGTCCTACAATCGGCAGTATGGCACCAAGTTCGTGGCCGTGATGCCGACCAATCTCTATGGGCCGGGGGACAATTTTCATCCGGTGAATTCCCATGTGTTGCCTGCGCTTATACGGCGGTTTCATGAGGCCAAGGAGAGCGGGGTTGAAGAGGTGGTTGTGTGGGGGACGGGGAATGCCAGGCGGGAGTTTTTGCATGTGGATGACATGGCGCAGGCATGCCTTTTTGTCTTGAATCTAGAAGACGCGGTATTTGAACGGGAGCTTTTGAGCTACCCTAATCCTTGTTTTGTGAATGTGGGGTGTGGGGTAGATGTGAGTATTCTGGAGTTGGCCGAGACCGTGGCCCGGATTGTGGGCTATGACGGAAAGCTGTTTTTTGATGCCGAGAAGCCCGAAGGGACGCCAAAGAAACTTCTTGATGCTTCAAGGCTGACCGGACTTGGCTGGAAGGCTGAGATTGGGTTGGAAGAGGGAGTGGGGGGCGCTTATCGGTGGTTTTTGGAGAATGAGGGGACGCGGCAGTAG
- the gmd gene encoding GDP-mannose 4,6-dehydratase, with protein MNKVALITGITGQDGAYLAEFLLEKGYEVHGIKRRASLFNTDRIDHLYQDPHETGRRFVLHYGDLSDATNLIRIIQQVQPDEIYNLAAQSHVQVSFDTPEYTANVDGLGTLRILEAIRILGLEKKTRFYQASTSELFGLVQEVPQTEKTPFYPRSPYACAKLFAYWIAVNYREAYGMYACNGILFNHESPLRGETFVTRKITRALARIHLGLQDCLHLGNLNALRDWGHAKDYVEMQWLMLQQDSPDDYVIATGEQHSVRDFVQAAAKELGMTIQFSGEGLDEKGVNPANGKTVVAVDPRYFRPTEVETLLGDPAKGKKQLGWTPKVRFEELVAEMVRFDLEDAKKEELCVRAGFTVSSPCE; from the coding sequence TTGAATAAAGTAGCTCTCATCACAGGCATCACAGGTCAGGATGGCGCATATCTGGCGGAATTTCTTCTTGAGAAAGGCTATGAGGTGCATGGCATCAAGCGCCGCGCATCGCTGTTCAACACTGATCGCATCGATCATCTCTATCAGGATCCGCATGAGACCGGACGGCGTTTTGTTCTGCATTACGGCGATCTGTCCGATGCCACCAACCTGATCCGCATCATCCAGCAGGTCCAGCCTGACGAGATTTACAACCTCGCTGCACAGTCTCACGTGCAGGTGTCTTTTGATACGCCAGAATACACGGCCAACGTGGATGGTCTGGGTACGCTGCGTATTCTTGAAGCTATCCGCATCCTGGGCCTGGAGAAGAAGACGCGTTTTTATCAGGCTTCCACCTCCGAGCTGTTTGGCCTGGTGCAGGAAGTCCCCCAGACTGAGAAGACGCCCTTTTATCCGCGCTCTCCCTATGCCTGCGCCAAGCTTTTCGCCTACTGGATCGCGGTCAATTATCGCGAGGCATACGGCATGTATGCGTGCAACGGCATCCTCTTCAACCATGAATCACCCCTTCGCGGTGAGACCTTCGTTACCCGCAAGATCACCCGCGCCTTGGCCCGTATCCATCTTGGCCTTCAGGACTGCCTGCACCTAGGCAACCTGAACGCCTTGCGCGACTGGGGGCACGCCAAGGATTACGTGGAGATGCAGTGGCTCATGCTACAGCAGGATTCGCCGGACGACTATGTCATCGCCACTGGTGAACAGCATTCCGTGCGGGATTTCGTGCAGGCTGCTGCCAAGGAGCTGGGCATGACCATTCAATTCTCAGGCGAAGGCCTGGACGAGAAAGGCGTCAATCCGGCCAATGGCAAAACGGTCGTGGCCGTGGACCCTCGCTATTTTAGGCCTACGGAAGTGGAGACGCTGCTGGGCGATCCGGCCAAAGGTAAAAAGCAACTCGGCTGGACCCCCAAGGTCCGCTTTGAGGAACTGGTAGCCGAGATGGTGCGGTTTGATCTGGAAGACGCGAAAAAGGAAGAGTTGTGTGTGCGTGCTGGTTTTACTGTTAGCTCTCCGTGCGAGTAG